The following proteins are encoded in a genomic region of Streptomyces collinus Tu 365:
- a CDS encoding pyridoxal-phosphate dependent enzyme produces the protein MLFDTLTDAIGRTPLVRLRLGAERGVEVYAKLELQNLFAMKDRVARNILLEARALGTLRPGAPVVESSSGTMALGVALVGRSLGHEVHIVTDPRIDPVTLAKLRALGCRVHVVEAMTSHGWQSARLERLAELMAELPGAFWPQQYTNPDNPGAYRGLARELLDSLGHIDTLVGAVGSGGSLCGTGRVLRETLPDVRVVGVDCVGSALFGQPDVPQRLQSGLGNSLLPKNLDRLLVDEVHWLNDHEAFAATRDLAREQQIFGGNTSGSVYRVLGDLARRAEPGSRIVGILPDRGDRYADTVYSDDHWEEHALHTLPAADRPAVVTAGTAVTTWSRQTYRAPDDLRRHLVFVESNTTGTGMLALDLARDTLGTEPVLLTGDPGRYRGLEATGAEVIRCDTNSDAALRAALQDRFRREEIAGVTTTSDFYVPAAARLARWLGLPGNPPEAVTACRDKSALRALLRRAGVHQPRYAVVREPGEVAAAVARTGLPCVVKPADDSGSVNVLLCTDEAQARAQAERILAVTTNVRGMPTARTVLVEEYLDGPEYSVEMFSQDGEAVCVGITAKSVTGDPHFVEHRHLFPAPLPAATAERITETVMAALDAAGIRLGATHTEVKLTGSGPAVIEINPRPAGGMIPELVRLASGVDLLEQQLKAATGQAPDLKPGHGAHAGIQFLLADADGVLDAVDGVARARAVDGVEAVTVTVAPGAVVRRARSAGDRVGHVIACRPGPEQVTAALDEARDLLRLTVGEPAGAR, from the coding sequence ATGCTGTTCGACACGCTGACGGACGCGATCGGCCGCACGCCGCTCGTCCGGCTGCGCCTCGGCGCGGAACGCGGGGTGGAGGTCTACGCCAAGCTGGAACTCCAGAACCTGTTCGCGATGAAGGACCGGGTCGCGCGCAACATCCTCCTGGAGGCCAGAGCGCTCGGCACCCTGCGCCCCGGCGCCCCCGTGGTGGAGAGCTCCTCCGGCACCATGGCGCTCGGTGTCGCCCTCGTCGGCCGCTCCCTCGGCCACGAGGTGCACATCGTCACCGACCCCCGCATCGACCCCGTCACCCTGGCGAAGCTGCGCGCCCTGGGCTGCCGCGTGCACGTCGTCGAGGCGATGACCAGCCACGGCTGGCAGTCCGCACGCCTGGAGCGGCTCGCGGAACTGATGGCGGAACTGCCCGGCGCCTTCTGGCCCCAGCAGTACACCAACCCCGACAACCCCGGCGCCTACCGCGGCCTGGCCCGTGAACTGCTCGACAGCCTCGGCCACATCGACACCCTGGTCGGCGCGGTGGGCAGCGGCGGCTCGCTGTGCGGGACGGGCCGCGTGCTGCGCGAGACGCTGCCCGACGTCCGCGTCGTCGGCGTCGACTGCGTCGGCAGCGCCCTCTTCGGGCAGCCGGACGTGCCGCAGCGGCTGCAGAGCGGCCTCGGCAACAGCCTCCTGCCGAAGAACCTCGACCGCCTGCTCGTCGACGAGGTCCACTGGCTCAACGACCACGAGGCGTTCGCCGCCACCCGCGACCTCGCCCGCGAACAGCAGATCTTCGGCGGCAACACCTCCGGCTCCGTCTACCGCGTCCTCGGCGACCTCGCCCGGCGCGCCGAACCCGGCTCCCGCATCGTCGGCATCCTGCCCGACCGCGGCGACCGCTACGCCGACACCGTCTACAGCGACGACCACTGGGAGGAGCACGCCCTGCACACCCTGCCGGCAGCGGACCGTCCCGCCGTCGTCACCGCCGGGACCGCCGTCACCACCTGGTCCCGGCAGACCTACCGCGCACCCGACGATCTGCGCCGCCACCTCGTGTTCGTCGAGTCCAACACCACCGGCACCGGCATGCTCGCCCTCGACCTCGCCCGGGACACGCTCGGGACCGAGCCCGTGCTGCTGACCGGCGACCCCGGCCGCTACCGGGGGCTGGAGGCCACCGGCGCCGAGGTGATCCGGTGCGACACCAACTCCGACGCGGCGCTGCGGGCCGCGCTCCAGGACCGCTTCCGCCGCGAGGAGATCGCCGGTGTCACCACCACCAGCGACTTCTACGTCCCCGCCGCCGCGCGCCTGGCCCGCTGGCTCGGCCTGCCGGGCAACCCGCCCGAGGCGGTGACCGCCTGCCGCGACAAGTCGGCCCTGCGGGCCCTGCTGCGGCGGGCCGGGGTGCACCAGCCCCGGTACGCGGTGGTGCGCGAGCCCGGAGAGGTGGCCGCGGCCGTCGCGCGGACCGGGCTGCCGTGCGTGGTCAAGCCCGCCGACGACTCCGGCTCGGTCAACGTGCTGCTGTGCACCGACGAGGCCCAGGCCCGCGCCCAGGCCGAGCGGATCCTCGCCGTCACCACCAACGTCCGCGGGATGCCGACCGCGCGGACCGTCCTCGTCGAGGAGTACCTGGACGGCCCCGAGTACAGCGTGGAGATGTTCAGCCAGGACGGCGAGGCGGTCTGCGTCGGCATCACCGCCAAGTCCGTCACGGGCGACCCCCACTTCGTGGAGCACCGCCACCTCTTCCCCGCCCCGCTGCCGGCCGCCACCGCCGAGCGGATCACCGAGACCGTGATGGCCGCCCTGGACGCGGCCGGCATCCGCCTCGGCGCCACCCACACCGAGGTGAAGCTGACCGGGAGCGGACCGGCCGTGATCGAGATCAACCCGCGCCCCGCGGGCGGCATGATCCCCGAGCTCGTCCGGCTGGCCAGCGGCGTCGACCTGCTGGAACAGCAGCTGAAGGCCGCGACCGGACAGGCACCCGACCTCAAGCCCGGCCACGGCGCCCACGCCGGCATCCAGTTCCTGCTCGCCGACGCCGACGGGGTCCTCGACGCCGTCGACGGCGTGGCACGGGCGCGGGCCGTGGACGGCGTCGAAGCGGTGACCGTCACCGTCGCACCCGGCGCCGTGGTCCGCCGCGCACGCAGCGCGGGCGACCGCGTGGGGCACGTCATCGCCTGCCGTCCGGGCCCCGAGCAGGTGACGGCGGCGCTGGACGAGGCGCGGGACCTGCTCCGGCTCACGGTCGGCGAGCCCGCCGGCGCGCGCTGA
- a CDS encoding MbtH family protein has product MSNPFENDDAVYLVVRNDELQHSLWPADLPVPAGWTTVHGPDGRQDCLDFVERNWTDMRPASLVAALAGDTARG; this is encoded by the coding sequence ATGAGCAACCCCTTCGAGAACGACGACGCCGTCTACCTGGTCGTCCGCAACGACGAGCTCCAGCACTCGCTGTGGCCCGCCGACCTGCCCGTGCCCGCCGGCTGGACCACGGTCCACGGCCCGGACGGCCGCCAGGACTGCCTCGACTTCGTCGAGCGGAACTGGACCGACATGCGGCCCGCTTCCCTGGTCGCGGCCCTCGCCGGGGACACGGCCCGTGGCTGA
- a CDS encoding GHMP kinase yields MPPAPLSGPAAAPAAPAPVTGTGYAFGTFGELLQGALPAPDGDFLVTFPLARWATAVFHPARAARTVHVTPAHKGKSRRVAEAVLAALGENDGGLLELGGDLPEGKGMASSSADLVATVRAVGAAYRRTFSPAQTEAFLRGVEPADGVMYDEIVCFHHRAVRLGRRLGTLPPLTVVAHDEGGQVDTVAHNRAAPPIGPAERHEYARLLDRLGDAVATGDVPAVGEVATRSAELNDRRRARAGFGVLRALCHDVGGHGLVLAHSGTLLGVLLDTHDPELDAKARHIRAGCAPLGGEVTVHRALGAGDAWSPGPYPAVPAGSTTHRRET; encoded by the coding sequence ATGCCGCCCGCTCCGCTGAGCGGCCCGGCCGCCGCCCCCGCCGCTCCGGCACCGGTCACCGGCACCGGGTACGCCTTCGGCACCTTCGGCGAACTCCTCCAAGGCGCCCTGCCCGCCCCCGACGGCGACTTCCTCGTCACCTTCCCGCTGGCCCGCTGGGCCACCGCCGTCTTCCACCCGGCCCGGGCCGCACGGACCGTACACGTCACGCCCGCGCACAAGGGCAAGTCCCGGCGGGTGGCGGAAGCCGTCCTGGCAGCGCTCGGCGAGAACGACGGCGGACTGCTGGAACTCGGCGGCGACCTGCCCGAGGGCAAGGGCATGGCCAGTTCCTCGGCCGACCTGGTCGCCACCGTGCGGGCCGTCGGCGCCGCGTACCGGCGCACGTTCAGCCCCGCGCAGACCGAGGCCTTCCTGCGCGGCGTCGAACCCGCCGACGGCGTCATGTACGACGAGATCGTCTGCTTCCACCACCGGGCCGTCCGGCTCGGCCGCAGACTCGGCACGCTGCCCCCGCTCACGGTCGTCGCCCACGACGAGGGCGGACAGGTCGACACCGTCGCCCACAACCGGGCCGCCCCGCCCATCGGGCCTGCCGAACGCCACGAGTACGCCCGGCTGCTGGACCGGCTCGGCGACGCCGTCGCCACGGGTGACGTACCCGCCGTCGGCGAGGTCGCCACCCGCAGCGCCGAACTCAACGACCGCCGACGCGCCCGCGCCGGATTCGGCGTCCTGCGCGCGCTGTGCCACGACGTCGGCGGCCACGGCCTGGTCCTGGCCCACAGCGGCACCCTGCTCGGCGTCCTCCTCGACACCCACGATCCCGAACTCGACGCCAAGGCACGGCACATCCGTGCCGGCTGCGCACCGCTCGGCGGCGAGGTCACCGTGCACCGCGCGCTGGGCGCCGGGGACGCCTGGAGCCCCGGCCCGTACCCGGCCGTCCCGGCCGGCTCCACCACCCACCGACGGGAGACCTGA